One window of Streptococcus troglodytae genomic DNA carries:
- a CDS encoding ECF transporter S component: MKNQKKSSNVAVVAIFFATMLVIHLLSSLIFNLWPVPIKPTIVHIPVIIASIVYGPRIGAALGGLMGIISLINNTIILLPTSYLFSPFVAHGNFNSLLIALVPRILIGIFPYYIYKSMKNRFGLLLAGAIGSATNTVFVLTGIFIFFSSVYGGNIQTMLATIISANSIIELIISALLTFLIVPKLLKLKNNHVKA; this comes from the coding sequence ATGAAAAATCAAAAAAAGTCATCTAATGTTGCAGTCGTTGCTATCTTTTTCGCAACAATGCTAGTCATCCATCTGCTTTCGAGTTTGATTTTTAATCTTTGGCCAGTTCCTATCAAACCAACAATTGTCCACATCCCTGTTATTATTGCCTCTATTGTCTATGGTCCTCGTATTGGAGCTGCCTTAGGAGGATTAATGGGAATCATCAGCCTTATCAACAATACTATTATTTTATTGCCGACAAGCTATCTGTTTTCTCCCTTTGTGGCGCATGGTAATTTTAACTCCTTACTCATAGCTCTTGTTCCCCGAATTTTAATTGGTATTTTCCCTTATTATATTTATAAATCGATGAAAAATCGCTTTGGACTTCTTTTAGCAGGTGCTATCGGTTCAGCGACTAATACTGTTTTTGTCCTCACAGGTATCTTTATTTTCTTTTCATCTGTTTACGGCGGCAATATCCAGACTATGTTGGCAACCATCATTTCTGCTAATTCTATCATTGAATTAATCATTTCAGCACTGCTAACTTTTCTTATCGTTCCAAAATTGTTAAAACTAAAAAATAATCATGTGAAAGCGTGA
- the coaC gene encoding phosphopantothenoylcysteine decarboxylase — protein MTKKILLAVSGSIAAYKAADLSHQLTKLGYHVNVLMTDAAKQFITPLTLQVLSKNPVYSDVMKEDNPQIINHIELAKQADLFLLAPASANTLAHLAHGFADNIVTSVALALPLEVPKFFAPAMNTKMYENPITQSNIALLKKIGYKEIQPKSSVLACGDVGRGALADLDTIIQKIKEQL, from the coding sequence ATGACTAAAAAAATTCTACTTGCTGTCTCTGGTAGTATTGCCGCTTACAAAGCTGCGGATCTAAGCCATCAATTAACTAAATTAGGCTATCATGTTAATGTCTTAATGACGGATGCTGCTAAACAGTTTATTACCCCTTTAACTTTGCAAGTTCTTTCTAAAAATCCTGTCTATTCGGATGTTATGAAAGAAGATAATCCTCAAATAATTAACCATATTGAATTGGCCAAGCAGGCTGATTTATTTTTGCTCGCTCCTGCTTCTGCTAATACGCTTGCCCACCTTGCTCATGGTTTTGCAGATAATATAGTAACCAGTGTAGCTCTGGCTTTACCTTTAGAAGTTCCTAAATTTTTTGCTCCTGCTATGAATACTAAAATGTATGAGAATCCTATCACACAAAGCAACATTGCCTTGTTAAAAAAAATCGGATATAAGGAAATCCAGCCTAAGTCAAGTGTACTAGCCTGCGGCGATGTTGGACGCGGTGCTCTGGCAGACTTAGATACCATTATCCAAAAAATCAAAGAACAATTATAG
- a CDS encoding formate--tetrahydrofolate ligase, whose amino-acid sequence MKTDIEIAQSVHLQPITNVVEKLGIDFDDLELYGKYKAKLTFDKIKAVEENAPGKLVLVTAINPTPAGEGKSTITIGLADALNKIGKKTMIAIREPSLGPVMGIKGGAAGGGYAQVLPMEDINLHFTGDMHAITTANNALSALIDNHLHQGNELGIDQRRIIWKRVVDLNDRALRHVTVGLGSPVNGIPREDGFDITVASEIMAILCLATDMEDLKERLANIVIGYRFDRSPVYVRDLEVQGALALILKEAIKPNLVQTIYGTPAFVHGGPFANIAHGCNSVLATSTALRLADYTITEAGFGADLGAEKFLDIKTPNLPTSPDAVVIVATIRALKMNGGVAKDALNQENVEAVKAGFANLARHVENMRKYGVPVVVAINEFITDTENEIAILRDLCAAIDVPVALASVWANGADGGLDLAETLVKTIDSTPANYKRLYDNNLTIEEKITKIAREIYRADKVIFEKKAKTQIAQMVKNDWDNLPICMAKTQYSFSDDPKLLGAPTGFDITIRELVPKLGAGFIVALTGNVMTMPGLPKTPAALNMDVAADGTALGLF is encoded by the coding sequence ATGAAAACAGATATTGAAATTGCACAAAGTGTTCATTTACAACCCATTACAAATGTTGTTGAAAAGTTGGGAATTGACTTTGATGATCTTGAACTTTATGGTAAATACAAGGCTAAATTGACTTTTGATAAGATTAAAGCAGTTGAAGAAAATGCACCCGGAAAACTTGTCTTAGTAACAGCTATTAATCCAACGCCGGCTGGTGAAGGGAAATCAACAATTACCATCGGGCTTGCAGATGCCCTTAATAAAATCGGTAAGAAAACAATGATTGCTATTCGTGAGCCTTCTCTTGGTCCGGTTATGGGCATTAAAGGCGGCGCTGCTGGTGGCGGTTATGCTCAAGTTTTACCAATGGAAGATATCAATTTGCATTTTACAGGTGATATGCATGCTATTACGACAGCTAATAATGCTCTTTCAGCTCTTATTGACAACCATCTACATCAAGGAAACGAATTGGGCATAGATCAACGCCGGATTATTTGGAAGCGTGTTGTCGATTTAAATGACCGTGCTCTTCGCCATGTTACAGTTGGTCTAGGCAGCCCTGTAAATGGCATTCCACGCGAGGATGGTTTTGATATCACTGTAGCATCTGAAATAATGGCTATTCTTTGTTTGGCAACAGATATGGAAGATCTAAAAGAACGCTTGGCCAACATCGTCATTGGTTATCGTTTTGATCGTAGTCCGGTTTACGTTCGTGATTTAGAAGTGCAAGGAGCACTGGCTCTTATCCTAAAAGAGGCTATCAAGCCTAACTTAGTACAAACGATTTATGGAACACCTGCTTTTGTTCATGGCGGTCCTTTTGCTAATATCGCTCATGGCTGCAATTCTGTTCTTGCAACCTCAACAGCTCTTCGTTTAGCGGATTATACCATAACAGAAGCTGGTTTTGGAGCTGATCTTGGCGCTGAAAAATTCCTTGATATCAAAACACCAAACTTGCCGACAAGCCCTGATGCAGTGGTTATTGTTGCAACTATTCGTGCCTTGAAGATGAATGGTGGTGTAGCAAAAGATGCTCTTAATCAAGAAAATGTTGAAGCGGTCAAGGCTGGTTTTGCTAATCTAGCACGTCATGTTGAAAATATGCGTAAATATGGCGTTCCTGTAGTAGTAGCTATCAACGAATTTATCACAGATACAGAAAACGAAATTGCTATTCTTCGTGACTTGTGTGCGGCTATTGATGTGCCTGTTGCACTAGCCAGTGTCTGGGCTAACGGGGCTGATGGCGGTCTTGACTTGGCTGAAACCCTTGTGAAAACAATTGATTCAACACCAGCAAATTATAAACGACTTTATGACAATAATTTGACTATCGAAGAAAAAATTACCAAGATTGCGCGTGAAATCTACCGTGCTGACAAGGTTATTTTTGAGAAGAAAGCTAAGACACAAATTGCCCAAATGGTTAAAAATGATTGGGATAACTTACCAATTTGTATGGCTAAGACACAGTACAGCTTTTCAGACGATCCGAAATTACTGGGTGCCCCAACTGGCTTTGATATTACTATTCGTGAATTGGTTCCCAAGTTAGGTGCAGGATTTATCGTTGCGCTTACAGGAAATGTCATGACTATGCCTGGATTACCAAAAACACCAGCAGCTCTTAATATGGATGTTGCTGCAGATGGAACAGCTCTAGGCTTGTTCTAA
- a CDS encoding GNAT family N-acetyltransferase, whose product MKIRNACKEDAKQLLAIYAPYVEKTAITFEYQVPSLEEFEERIEKTKQKFPYLVAEENGIIQGYAYASVYYNRAAYDWTVELSIYIKEEARGKHIGSQLYASLERNLQEAGFVNLLVCIALPNNASLTFHKKHGYEQVAHFKKVGYKFDKWHDIVWMQKRLLD is encoded by the coding sequence ATGAAAATAAGAAATGCTTGTAAAGAGGATGCCAAACAATTGCTTGCTATCTACGCTCCTTATGTTGAAAAAACAGCTATTACCTTTGAATACCAAGTTCCTAGTCTGGAAGAATTTGAAGAACGTATTGAAAAAACAAAGCAAAAATTTCCTTATCTTGTCGCAGAAGAAAACGGCATTATTCAGGGCTATGCCTATGCTTCAGTTTATTATAATCGTGCAGCTTATGATTGGACAGTTGAATTATCGATCTATATCAAAGAAGAAGCACGGGGTAAGCATATCGGCAGTCAACTTTATGCTAGTTTAGAAAGGAATTTGCAAGAAGCTGGTTTTGTTAATCTGTTGGTTTGCATTGCCTTACCCAACAACGCCAGCCTAACTTTTCATAAAAAACACGGCTATGAACAAGTTGCCCATTTCAAAAAAGTCGGTTACAAATTTGATAAATGGCATGATATTGTTTGGATGCAAAAACGTTTGCTTGATTAA
- a CDS encoding alpha/beta hydrolase produces the protein MKKRKFLIIFLSLFIICLGLFYYRSSAGQLNKVKYIQSRTPTIFFHGYGSSANAETHMTNAAKKAGVTKTAILADVDQNGHVTLVGKIPKNAINPIVKVNFADNRNADYDTDAKYAKAVVTELQKTYHFKKMNMVGHSMGNMAINFYMLTNAEDKTLPQLQKQVDIAGHFDGIKNYDLPQDLTINTKTGQPNAMTAAYERLLKLQERYPKDQVDVLNLYGDKGDGSDGIVTNDSSRTLKYLIGERAKSYQEHRFTGKLAGHSKLHENPQVDKLLINFLWGK, from the coding sequence ATGAAAAAGAGAAAATTCCTTATTATCTTTCTGAGTCTTTTTATTATCTGCCTAGGACTGTTTTATTATAGAAGCTCTGCTGGACAGCTCAATAAAGTAAAATACATACAATCAAGGACACCGACCATTTTCTTTCATGGTTATGGCAGCAGCGCTAATGCAGAGACGCATATGACCAATGCAGCTAAAAAAGCTGGTGTGACTAAAACAGCTATTCTTGCGGATGTTGATCAAAATGGTCATGTTACTTTGGTAGGAAAGATTCCTAAAAATGCGATTAATCCTATTGTTAAAGTGAATTTTGCTGACAATCGCAATGCTGATTATGATACCGATGCCAAGTACGCTAAAGCTGTAGTAACCGAATTACAAAAGACCTATCATTTCAAGAAAATGAATATGGTGGGGCATTCTATGGGAAATATGGCAATCAATTTTTACATGTTGACCAATGCTGAAGACAAGACTTTGCCGCAGCTGCAAAAGCAAGTTGATATTGCTGGACATTTTGATGGAATTAAGAATTATGACTTACCACAAGATTTAACTATAAATACAAAAACAGGACAGCCTAATGCGATGACAGCAGCCTATGAGCGACTCTTAAAATTGCAAGAACGCTATCCTAAAGATCAAGTTGATGTTCTAAATTTATATGGCGACAAAGGAGATGGTTCGGATGGTATTGTGACCAATGATTCTTCACGAACTTTGAAATATCTTATTGGTGAAAGAGCCAAATCTTACCAAGAGCATCGCTTTACTGGTAAGCTTGCTGGTCATAGCAAATTACATGAGAATCCTCAAGTTGATAAGCTCCTCATTAATTTCTTATGGGGGAAATAG